The Helianthus annuus cultivar XRQ/B chromosome 11, HanXRQr2.0-SUNRISE, whole genome shotgun sequence region TGTAGCAGttgaagaagcagcaacctcgatggcttgatcaaaatctgtggtgaaacgtatccacagctctgtattCTGACCCAGAACATATGTACGAAAACGATCAGCCCAACCCGGATATTCATTTAAATGCATcagctttggaggtcgattcaaacttccagTTTCACTCTCGCTTAAGAGAATACTTTGAATGCTTGGAGTTTGATTTGATACCAACGCCCactgatttccctgagaagatgtcgataccggagactcggcccatgaaggcgatagacttgtagacgtgtactttccactgtctggcgccggtgtaccccaccatgagggagtggaaccagaacttgtatatttaccgCTGTCGGGggccggattccaccaattcggattcatgattaataagcaaaataaatgctaagtaaaaattccgaaagatcacacagccgaaagatcctggtcgaaagatctgaaatcacagaaacttgttaacactaaactgaccacaatcgaaagatcaactcttgttcgaaggatcaacagtactcgaacgactactgttgaatctcgaacaatgatttcgaaagattcaagaactcgaaggattctcctttgaaagatccttatctttcgagctaaatccttatctttcggacactgtctttcgaatagattccttttgtcgaaggatatgtttcagacttcgaaggatgggtcgaaggatgatgatctttcgagccttccttaatcgaaagatggtctttcgatgtcgaaagatatctttcgagaccttctgacacaactgacgcTGATtagacaggttggtgaaaaggtgatgggtaggtaagtcaactttcggcagaaaggatgtgcAGGCTGTacctttcccaccaactttgaaaacTTGCCCAAAATGGATAACCTTATCcccaaaccagtcaccggaatccTTGACCGGAAATatggccggaaaacacaaagttacttaaaaataaccttttaagttacccaacccaaccttgaacactcccgaaggtttagaaaccgtttttcagtttaaaatagcaagaaaaccaccaaaaacgggtgctaaaccaagtgtccaaacacaccaaacacttgaacaaacccggttttaaacaaggtaaagagccaagctctgataccacttgtaggtccctctcggaggatcgagaacaaacctaaaccttgttatacaaacccactagcgagtgcggaatccaagctagcaagcaaaccgggatgagacaagtataaacacaaacacacaaggattcaccgattaacacaacttgtattaatgcaaatgaaggtttcggttacaagcacaatgtttacaaatctaacttgcaaactctcaaagtgtgtgtgtgagtttcggacagaatgctctcaacagcttatctctcgggtgtgtgtgTTCTATCTAACTGTCTATGAAACTCAACAcattgcatgggtatttatacccagctcatgatgtctggtccgaaggatccgatagatggtccgaaggatcatctatcgatgacaataCATACGAAagatcagcagggacctcgaaagatcacctttcgaggtctatcattcgaGGCCTATCTTTCGATTCCATCGAAGGATCTATAATATCCTTCGATTggctatccttcgacacaaaacatctttcaacatctttcaactgttgtccaagtcaaaccggaggatggttgacttggtcaacttacaacaccaatcaggacatcgtttacatcatgaccgaatacagacaaagtacagacacaagtgcaccaacatttgAATATAAATCCGAAGAGGATTTAGAGCAAGAATACCTAGACAAGTTTTATGAAAACAGAGATGTGGAAAACGGTTTTCTTAATTTGAAAGCAAAGTTGCAAGAATACGTTGAGGAGTTCTACAAGAAGGAGTTTGAAATTGAGAGGCAAAAGGAGAAGTATGGAGAAGGCACGTCTAGTGCCAAGGAGGATGATATTGTGTACTCTAAGAAATAGAAAGTTGGGTTCATGGTTTATTGAGAAGGTTTGGAGGAAAACCCGTTATAATCTCACGATGTGTTACGAGAGAAAGTGGTGTTGATTTCGCAAGATGAGTATGAAGTTATAGAGAATGATCTAATTATCAAGAGTTGCCTAGGCGTGACAAATTTGTTCATGTTGCATGAAGAGTTACTTGGCCATGGGTTATTCTATGACGTAAGTTTCGAAGAAGTCATTAATTGGTTCATGCCATGTTACCTTGGCATTTGCAAAGAAGAAGAAATGCCTCCAACATTACACAATGGGAAGCCCGTAAACTTGATTACACTCTATCAAGTTGTGAAATATTATGGTGGTTTCAAGAAGGTGATTGAGGATGATGCATGGAAGAAGATTGCGGTGCAATGTGGCTTTGATTGCGAAGATGCTCAAGAAGTGAAGATCGGGTACGTGAGGTATGTTGATTTATTAGAATGGTATTTCGATGTGATGAAGATCAAACGCAAGAAAAATGGAAGTGAAGAGCATGAAACGAGTTCAAGCAAAGCGAAAAAATGATGAAGGTGTGAAGGTTGAAGTAAACGAAGATGAACCGGACTTGGTGATAATCCTAGAAGTCACTGGGAGAAAAGACGAGTAGCATGCATGAAGATCGAACTAAGGATGCTTTGATTAGGGAGGAGAATGAAGTCTGATAATCAAGATCATGCAAGTTCGACCCCAAGTCGtttatgtttttgtttatttgtttaatgGGTCAGATATAattgtttatgttttattttagttTGGGCCGTAGGCCAACAAACATGGGTCGAATACTATAGAGTCCATTAGGGTTTAATTGCTTTTAGATAGGGCTTGTAATTTTGAAATGGTGTGTGTATGGGATATAACTGCAAAATAAACGGTTATCAGGGGTTCAACACAACGATTCCATACGTCGTATCCCTTCCCACACGCAACGTTTCATCAAGTATTTAAGGGTTTCACTTTCGAGTTCTTGTATGCAAGTTGTCGAACGTAAAGTTTGTTTACATCGTGAAGATTGCTCTAGTTAATTTCGGTTAGTTTATCAAGTTTCATTCGTTTCTTATTTAAGTTACTCAAATGTATTGGTTTGATAAGTTGTGTGATTATGTGGATGATTGTTATGATCTCTCGACTCCAAAATCTTGGACCTGACAATCCTGTAATGATACCAACATTCACTAAATGTGTAATGCCAAACCCTGCCGCGTTGCAACGGGTTGTCTTCTAGTTAACACTATTATTCTATTAAGTTCTTAAAACGTAGGAAAAAAAGTGGTTAGAATTTAAAACGATATACACAATTTGAGTCAAACAAGTGCCGCCTTAACAACActagtaaatatattttctaactTCAGTACTTCACTATTTTTTAAAATTGAACACACCATTTATAAAAGTTTTAATAATATGAAATTATTATTAATAGAAATATCAAGTCTATAATGATGAATCATGGAGCCTTAAGAATTAAATAAATCATTTTAAAATGAGactataaaaaaattaaaaaaataaaagatccAACCACCTGGCCGACCGGTAATGGCTAATCCATTGGCTCAAACGTAGACAATTAAAATATACTCAACTAGACCATCTATTTACGGTTCCGGTCTGGTTCAGGTTCAACAATAGTGCTTTAAACCACTAACCTGGATGCTCTTATTTGTAACAAGATTTAGAACAATTAATGATTTTGGTTTAATGGTTTACACGGTTCATTTGTATAGTAATTTAATTAAATGTTCAAAACATCTTAAGAAGAAAAACCCTATATTTATTGATCACAAAACTTATTAACGCCGTGAAACTCAACGCAATGCGGCATTTCAGGCTACACAAAGTTAAAATCACCACAACCAAACCAAGCAAATGTTATTACCACATGCATTTCTGGCCCCTAACGAGCCTTCTAGACTCCAAGCAATAAAAACTCATGAAGGTTTAGGCTTTTGGGATTGGAACCAACTCGATCTTGATTTGGCCGACGGTGAGATCTTCGCACCCTGTCCTTGGCACCAATGTCACCATTGCATACTCATCGCCTTCGGTGTTTGTGTCCTCCAACAACTCATTTAGCCCAAACCTTGCGGAACTCGTCATAAACATGCTTTTCATTGCGTTGTGTGGAATCTGTGCAAACCCACCCGCGTACTCAGGATCACATGGCGTCGTAACCTCGCCTTCCTTAAGTTTGTCATTCACAAACACATCAAACTTGACAAACTTTCCACTATCATACTTAATTCCCTTGATCAACAACACCTCATTGTTCTTCTCCTTGTCCTCTTCACTCCTGTTTACCGCGGGCCGCTTCACGCTAACCTTCACGATCTTGTCTAGACGCACAGGGAACTTAGTTTTCTCCACCGTCTTCACATCCACCGTCGATGCAACTTGGGCGCTCTTTCTGCGTTGTGGCGGTCGACTCTTGCGCCATGGGAACGGTCCGTCAGAGTTCTCTATGAAATCGTACTTGAGCCTCCGTACGTCAACGCAGTCTTTGTTATACACACGTACAAGATCCTCATTCTCGTCATAGAACACATACGACGCGTTTAACCAGTCATCCTCCTTTGGGTCCACGTGTCCCGGAAGGCGCAAGTCCTTCCATAGTTTCCACATACGGTCCACATTTGCGTGGTGGATGTAGAACACGGGATCATACCCCGCAGAGTAGAAGTTACCCATGTCCTCACTGTTAGGAGTTCCTCGCTTACCAACCCATCTATGCACAGCCGTGTGAGATCCAGATTCGACGGATCCGACTGACGGGTCAGTGCCAGCAACAGGAGAATCACCCGCAACGTATTCGCCACCAAAGAAGCTTAGTGTATCACCTCCGTTTCGGACCAAATCTCGGTACACTGTTGCAAGATTGCACTCTATCTGTTGCTGGTCTGGAATGTCCTTATCGGTGCCAGCGTAGTCCAGATCTATTAGTCTCTTTTGAATATGATCGGGATCTCTTAGCTCGTCATACAGCGGGTTAGGTGATTCGGGCAAAAACATTTCCGCAATAGGCATTCCGGCTGGTTCGTCCCATTTCCAGAATGGTAAGGCGAATTCAGGCTCGTTGATCAACTTTCCGAGGATTCTTTCGTAGAAATATAGGTACCAACGATGGAACGGAAAGAAGAGCCATGAGTTGTGAATCTGAATGTTGATATCAGGGAAACCAGTACCGCTATCGACTTGAGTGTAACCTCCGTTGCAGTAGGCACAATGGATTTTAGCTTGGCTGACGAAGCTGTGCGGGTGATCATCATCAAGTTCTCTCATGGCTTTGATGGCTCTTCGGTAATCGTCCACCTGCTTCTTTGTCCCCGCATGTGCGGGCCATCTCTTCCTCACCGTCTTTTCGGTTGGAAACCTGAAAGGTTTAACAGTCTTCCCAAGGCTAGGAGGGCAGCATTTTGTTGTCCTTAGAGCGGTGGCGATATTTCTAATGCCGTCCTTCGCGTCCTGGCATATGGACGTGATGTCAGGAGCTGTTATGGGGGCAGCCATTGCCCCCGGGAGGTTGGCGGCCGTGTACAGGCCACCAAGCCCCACCAGCAAGTTCCTGCGGTCTACGCTGGGAACCACAAGCTTTTGGGACTCGGGGAGTATGAGTTTCTTGTCAGCTTGGTCATCTTGTGCACTGTTGCATGAGACTCTGAACCCTTGGGTTTGATTGGTTCGAGCCTTGAAGGCTAGTTGGGTATTGGTGAATGTGAATGGGGAGGTGAGTGGTAGTGAAGAGGACATGATTAACTTAGAAAAGAAAGATTGGTGTGTCTGAATGCAAGACTTTGAGCTCCTATTTATCAAGAATTCGTATGTGAAAAATAGTATAAAAAATTATGTGAGGAAAACAATTAGCATTATAATCAAGAATTCGTATGTGAAAAATAGTATAAAAAATTATGTGAGGAAAACAATTAGCATTATAATCAAGGATTCGTACGTGAAAAATAGTATAAAAAATTATGTGTGGAAGACAATTAGTATTAGCCACTTGTCCACTTTGTATAATTTATGTTTATCTGTTATATTAACTGGTTCAACGTGATCCAAATGGGTGTTTTTTTATTCAAATCGATTTTTATTTTCCACACCGTGCATGCCTAGgaatataatatacatatataatcTCCATTTAACAGCATCGATAATTTCTTTCATAAATGCCAACTTTTAAGACCATTGGTAGGGATATTATTTAATTGCATCTCTGATAAATGTTAGATAGCAAAGACATTAAGGTAGCTTTATGTaagaaaaaaacatttttctatcTTAGAGCAACTTTCAGTAGTGTGTTTTTCACTTTTTTGCATCTAATCACATGCTCAACACAGTGATTAATTATTGGACTCTTTAATGCTGTATTAGCCGCCTCTATTATCTCTCTTATCTTTGAGTTTATTCTATTTTTACCAATAAAGATTCTACTTTTTGAACCTGGTATAGAAATTGGATCTATAttttaggctatagggtgtggtcatgaccctcatgaccaccatgaccctccatgttagtGTCATGTAACTAATctttaatccaccatccaaaaccactactcTAAGGGTGTGATCATGACCCAAACTATTAGCCCCTTATTTATTATCTTTATCTAAACAAAAAGGAattgatttgttgaaaaatggaaaggaggaccatggttgccatggtttaatccatgcaaaccatggtggaacaatcaagggggtggtgtagccttccattcatgttcctagatGGCAAATCatgcagtggcggagcttgaccaaaagtttcgagggggcgtaaagtaATGGGACCCAAAAAacttttttcctatcgttatgtttaggttcgggtcgggttggctattcgattcaaatcgggtcaaataataatagttccaaataaaacaaagtgtatatttaccaactacccatcatttatatacaaagtttataaatatttagaatatacaatttaggaaaaataatttggagggcgatcctatataattttaaaattttcggacgaaaaatcggaatttgtacacttctaaccgaaatattggggtgggcgggtgcacccccgagcACCCACTATCCCCCGCCTCTgaaatcatgtcccaaccatgatccccacaccctatagccttagaaACTAAACGCATAATTTACTTGTGGAATCGTCCATAGAGGTTACATAATTTCAAAGAAACTAtagggtcaaaaatattattaagAGCCAGCTCCAATTTTCTTTACTTTAGGTGGCGTTTTTGTATTCCAATATATATGATAAAATACTTTTCTTCTAGTTGCCCAGATCAGATTACTCATTGCATTATGATATTCTACCTTTTGAAGTCAACACCTTTTCACCCATTAAtctgcaaaagtcgctaggcgctccgtAGTCGGATTCGGGAatactcgggaagtactcggcttaggcggagattactcggggagtaattggcctgggagaccagtactcgtgcctcggcagcctacctactcggggagtactcggagcctaggccggacttttacaaccatggatACAGTGAATTGTGTTTGGATCCAAAATACTTGGTTTAAGATTGAAACTGGTGAAATTTAATGAAAGATGGTGTTTTATGTTGTCTTAATAAGTCTCATTGGGTAAGAATGGTTCTAAAAGATCAAATACATATACTAATATAAGAATATGCGTTTGAATTGTCGAAAATGAAAATTAAAGTAATCAAAGCAAACCATGCAAGTTCGAGTTTTAGACGAGTGATCACCAATGTCGAGTTTGAGTCTTAGAGATAACACATCTATTTGTTGGTCTTGTTCTATAATAATAGAATCGTTTGTtgttcaaagaaaaaaaaacctatttgtttttgcttttttttttcaagacaatattttttttttttttgaacggcaaatttggatcactgacggaccactggagtatcaccgtgccaccagcagaaccacccgatcatatccatctccactaggcaataatgcctatacaccaattcaggaggaaacccaataaatctgagaaaaaccccctttgtgagaatcgaacccatgacctaatgatCATAAGCCTTATCCACTACCAAGATACCAATAGGCTATAATGTCATGggtattaaaataaaattatcATATATGTCCAATTCAATTTTTTAGGATCTCTATGCATTTCCTATGTGGAAAGATCATGTCAGATCTTTTTTATATTATATTCTATTGAATTCGATATTTGACATCTCGATTTCGTCTTGATTAGCCACCTAACCACTTAGTGATTGTACCTCGAATTTTTTATATCTTATGGTTTAGTTGTATGATACTTATTACGTTGAAATAATACGACtttaaatttttataaatgtAAGATTAAATGATACTTGTAAAACATGTTAAAAAGAATTATCTTATCTCAATGATCAATTTTCCAAACAAGTGAATATCTCAATGATCAATTTTTCAAACAAGTGAAAATCTGGAAGAGAAACAAAACTCCCATTAATTATTGGAATTCTTTTACCATATTCCAGTTGTGTAATGTAATTTTTAAACTACTTCATTAGTATGTATGCTGTGTGCATTTACGATGATTATAATGTTATTGTTTAATTTACTAGTGGAAATTCTGTTGTTTGATGCAATGgaaaatattttttattagaaaataaaaaaaaaattatttacaaTGATATTAGATTAAATCACATAAAACTTGTCTCGCAAAAGGTTGCAGACACATTTTTACATCGATTGATAAATATAAAAATGAAACAGATACGATACCGATCGATTTtatttaagggttgtttgtttaccttttaatgagcctcttcagacatcttactggttcatcacttaatggttcagactgtttgtttcgtaagcagatgtctgaatggttcagacgcctctgaatggttaagtattata contains the following coding sequences:
- the LOC110889777 gene encoding polyphenol oxidase I, chloroplastic, with translation MSSSLPLTSPFTFTNTQLAFKARTNQTQGFRVSCNSAQDDQADKKLILPESQKLVVPSVDRRNLLVGLGGLYTAANLPGAMAAPITAPDITSICQDAKDGIRNIATALRTTKCCPPSLGKTVKPFRFPTEKTVRKRWPAHAGTKKQVDDYRRAIKAMRELDDDHPHSFVSQAKIHCAYCNGGYTQVDSGTGFPDINIQIHNSWLFFPFHRWYLYFYERILGKLINEPEFALPFWKWDEPAGMPIAEMFLPESPNPLYDELRDPDHIQKRLIDLDYAGTDKDIPDQQQIECNLATVYRDLVRNGGDTLSFFGGEYVAGDSPVAGTDPSVGSVESGSHTAVHRWVGKRGTPNSEDMGNFYSAGYDPVFYIHHANVDRMWKLWKDLRLPGHVDPKEDDWLNASYVFYDENEDLVRVYNKDCVDVRRLKYDFIENSDGPFPWRKSRPPQRRKSAQVASTVDVKTVEKTKFPVRLDKIVKVSVKRPAVNRSEEDKEKNNEVLLIKGIKYDSGKFVKFDVFVNDKLKEGEVTTPCDPEYAGGFAQIPHNAMKSMFMTSSARFGLNELLEDTNTEGDEYAMVTLVPRTGCEDLTVGQIKIELVPIPKA